The proteins below are encoded in one region of Populus alba chromosome 2, ASM523922v2, whole genome shotgun sequence:
- the LOC118042247 gene encoding transcription factor UNE10, translated as MSHQCVPSWELDDHNPTAADPKVSLRSHSNSGAPYMPMLNYEVAELTWENGQLAMHGLGQPRLPAKPIASTSPSKYTWDKPRASGTLESIVNLATCIPQCNKQTFDNSGSDHDLVPWFNHHRASASATMTMDALVPCSKRSDQERTTRVIDSSPAGLGTDCVVGCSTRVGSCSAPTATQNEVGLLTRKREKVARVPVPAEWSRDQSVNRSATFSKKDSQQVTVDSCERELGVGFTSTSFGSQENTSSGTKPCTKTITADENDSVCHSRPQREAGDEDDKKKGNGKSSVSNRRSRAAAVHNQSERKRRDKINQRMKTLQKLVPNSSKTDKASMLDEVIEYLKQLQAQVQMVSRMNMQPMMLPMALQQQLQMSMMAPISMGMAGMGMGMGMGVVDMNTLAARSNIAGVSPVLHPTAFMPMTTWDGSNGHERLPSAAPSATVMPDPLSAFLACQSQPMTMDAYSRMASMYQQLHQQSPASNSKS; from the exons ATGAGTCACCAGTGTGTTCCCAGCTGGGAACTTGATGATCATAATCCCACCGCAGCTGATCCGAAGGTCTCACTTCGCTCCCACTCCAATTCAGGCGCACCATACATGCCCAT GTTAAACTACGAAGTAGCAGAGCTAACATGGGAGAACGGCCAGCTAGCCATGCACGGCCTAGGACAACCGCGCTTGCCAGCCAAACCAATAGCCTCCACTTCACCCTCCAAGTACACATGGGACAAGCCACGCGCCAGCGGCACCCTTGAATCCATAGTCAATCTAGCCACATGTATCCCTCAGTGCAATAAGCAAACTTTTGACAATAGTGGTTCAGACCATGACCTTGTGCCATGGTTTAACCACCATAGAGCTTCAGCCTCCGCCACAATGACTATGGACGCTTTGGTCCCTTGCTCGAAGCGGTCTGATCAAGAACGGACCACACGAGTGATAGACTCCAGCCCCGCCGGACTAGGCACTGATTGCGTGGTGGGATGCTCCACTCGCGTGGGGTCTTGCAGTGCCCCAACTGCCACGCAAAACGAGGTGGGTCTCCTCACCAGGAAACGTGAGAAGGTGGCGCGTGTCCCAGTCCCGGCTGAGTGGAGCAGAGACCAAAGCGTCAATCGTAGTGCCACGTTTAGCAAGAAGGACAGCCAGCAAGTGACGGTGGACAGTTGCGAGAGAGAGTTAGGTGTTGGGTTTACTTCCACTTCTTTCGGGTCGCAAGAAAACACCAGTTCTGGCACCAAGCCATGTACTAAAACCATCACAGCAGATGAGAATGACTCTGTTTGTCACAGTAGACCACAG agGGAGGCAGGTGACGAAGATGACAAGAAGAAAGGAAATGGGAAATCCTCAGTTTCTAATAGACGAAGCAGGGCTGCAGCTGTTCATAACCAATCTGAACGT AAAAGGAGAGATAAGATAAACCAGAGGATGAAGACACTGCAGAAACTGGTCCCCAATTCCAGCAAG ACGGACAAAGCCTCGATGCTTGATGAAGTGATTGAATATTTGAAACAACTGCAAGCACAAGTACAAATGGTGAGCAGAATGAATATGCAGCCAATGATGTTACCAATGGCTTTGCAACAGCAACTTCAGATGTCAATGATGGCCCCAATCAGCATGGGGATGGCTGGTATGGGAATGGGGATGGGGATGGGTGTTGTGGACATGAACACGCTTGCAGCTCGTTCCAACATTGCAGGGGTTTCTCCAGTTCTTCACCCCACTGCTTTCATGCCCATGACCACATGGGATGGTTCTAATGGCCATGAACGCTTACCATCTGCAGCTCCTTCAGCAACGGTAATGCCAGACCCACTGTCTGCATTCCTTGCGTGCCAATCACAG CCAATGACCATGGATGCTTACAGCAGGATGGCCTCAATGTACCAGCAGCTACATCAACAATCTCCAGCTTCTAATTCCAAGAGCTAA